The Streptomyces aurantiacus genome includes a region encoding these proteins:
- a CDS encoding OFA family MFS transporter — protein sequence MSPPVAPPGWSRWLVPPAALSVHLSIGQAYAWSVFKPSLESALDLSGTQSALPFQLGIVMLGLSAAFGGTLVERNGPRWAMTVALICFSSGFLISALGAATEQYWLIVFGYGFVGGIGLGIGYISPVSTLIKWFPDRPGMATGIAIMGFGGGALIASPWSAQMLESFGSDSSGIALAFLVHGLTYAVFMSLGVLLVRVPRPAKTAADGSPAPLEGVQVSANSAVRTPQFWLLWVVLCMNVTAGIGILEKAAPMITDFFADTSTPVSVSAAAGFVALLSAANMAGRIGWSSTSDLIGRKNIYRVYLGVGALMYALIAWLGDSSKPVFIICALVILSFYGGGFATVPAYLKDLFGTYQVGAIHGRLLTAWSTAGVLGPLIVNWIADRQEEAGKSGASLYGLSLVIMIGLLVVGFVANELVRPVSARHHIPAQREAADVHERQQSA from the coding sequence ATGAGTCCCCCTGTAGCCCCACCGGGCTGGAGCCGCTGGCTGGTCCCGCCGGCGGCCCTGTCGGTCCACCTCTCCATCGGACAGGCCTACGCCTGGTCCGTGTTCAAGCCCTCCCTGGAGTCCGCGCTCGATCTCAGCGGCACCCAGAGCGCCCTGCCCTTCCAGCTCGGCATCGTGATGCTCGGACTGTCCGCCGCGTTCGGTGGCACACTCGTCGAACGCAACGGTCCGCGCTGGGCCATGACGGTCGCCCTGATCTGCTTCTCCTCGGGCTTCCTGATCTCCGCCCTCGGCGCCGCCACCGAGCAGTACTGGCTGATCGTCTTCGGCTACGGCTTCGTCGGCGGCATCGGCCTCGGCATCGGCTACATCTCGCCGGTCTCCACGCTCATCAAGTGGTTCCCCGACCGGCCCGGCATGGCCACCGGCATCGCCATCATGGGCTTCGGCGGCGGCGCGCTGATCGCCTCGCCGTGGTCCGCCCAGATGCTGGAGTCCTTCGGCTCCGACAGCTCGGGCATCGCGCTGGCCTTCCTCGTGCACGGACTCACGTACGCCGTCTTCATGTCGCTCGGTGTGCTGCTCGTGCGTGTACCCCGGCCCGCGAAGACCGCGGCCGACGGCTCCCCGGCCCCGCTGGAGGGCGTACAGGTCTCCGCGAACAGTGCCGTGCGCACCCCGCAGTTCTGGCTCCTGTGGGTCGTGCTCTGTATGAACGTGACCGCGGGCATCGGCATTCTGGAGAAGGCCGCGCCGATGATCACGGACTTCTTCGCGGACACCTCGACACCCGTGTCGGTGTCGGCCGCGGCCGGTTTCGTCGCACTGCTCTCGGCGGCCAACATGGCGGGCCGCATCGGCTGGTCCTCCACGTCCGACCTGATCGGGCGCAAGAACATCTACCGCGTCTACCTGGGCGTCGGCGCGCTGATGTACGCGCTCATAGCCTGGCTCGGCGACTCCTCGAAGCCCGTCTTCATCATCTGCGCGCTGGTGATCCTCTCCTTCTACGGAGGCGGCTTCGCGACCGTCCCCGCCTACCTGAAGGACCTCTTCGGGACCTACCAGGTCGGCGCGATCCACGGGCGACTGCTCACCGCCTGGTCCACGGCCGGAGTCCTCGGACCCCTGATCGTCAACTGGATCGCGGACCGGCAGGAGGAGGCCGGCAAGTCCGGAGCGTCCCTCTACGGACTGTCACTGGTCATCATGATCGGACTGCTCGTGGTCGGGTTCGTCGCCAACGAACTCGTCCGCCCCGTCAGCGCCCGCCACCACATCCCCGCCCAGAGGGAGGCCGCAGATGTCCACGAGCGACAGCAGTCCGCCTGA
- a CDS encoding MFS transporter small subunit, with protein sequence MSTSDSSPPDSSLPDGGPPGRRGLIAFAWVWVGTPLAYGLYELVRKATQLFTG encoded by the coding sequence ATGTCCACGAGCGACAGCAGTCCGCCTGACAGCAGCCTGCCGGACGGCGGCCCGCCCGGCCGTCGCGGACTGATCGCCTTCGCCTGGGTCTGGGTGGGGACACCGCTGGCCTATGGTCTGTACGAGCTCGTACGGAAAGCCACCCAGTTGTTCACCGGGTAG